The segment AATATATTTTTTCATGTTATTATATTATTTTTTTACAATAAATTTCTTACAGGCAATTACTTTTTCTTTTTCATAAATTTTTAATAAATATACTCCATCAGAGAAATTCTTCACATCAAGTTTATAATCAAATTTATCAATATTAAATAAACAAATTTCTCTTCCAAAGATATCATACACTATTCCAATGCACAAATCCAGATTATTTTTTTTATCAGAACAATCAATTATTGCAGATTCACTAATTGGATTAGGAAATATGTTAAATAAAACAGGCTCTAATATAATCTCGTCGCCAATTCCTTCAACACCAAGAGCAGTTAAATGCTGGGCATACACATCATCATTTAAACCGTTTCTAAAATCCTGCCAGATATAAATACACCCTCCCTTTCCATCAGAAATATTTTTAGGGTTTATTTGTATGTTGTTAGCATTAGAAACAAAATTCCCCCCCGAGCTCCACATTATATTACCACTCGAATTTACACGTTGGGTTAAAATATCCCAATTCCCAATTGTGGAGTCCTGCCATGTTATAATAGCACCACCACTGCCATCGCCGCAAATATTCGGATTTGTTTGAGTAAGTGCTGTACTTGAAATTTTAATGCCATTTAATTGCCAAGCAATTGTGCCGGTCATATTTACTTTTTGTGCATAAATATCATGATAAAGCCCGTTACGTTTATCGCGCCAGGTTAAAATTGCTCCACTTATATTGTCTGATGTTATATCAATTGAGGTTTGAGAACTATCTGCTGTACAAACAGCAACTCCATTTAATATCCATTGTAAACTACCTGTTGCAGTTATTCTTTGTGCATAAACATCATATGATATTCCACCTCTTTTATCCTGCCATGTTACAATTGCTCCACCAAATCTGTCTGAAACAATTTTCGGATCTGTTTGCTTGTCAATGGCATTACAAATTACAATTCCATTTAAAGCAAATTGCGGAACACCAGATGAATTTAAATGTTGAGCATAAATATCATAATCTACACCACCACGCTTGTCCTGCCATGTAATGTAAGCACCGCCAGATCCGTCAGAAACTAATCTTGGACTTTTTTGATTAAGTATTGCTGTACAAACAGGCACACCACCAATTGTCCACATTGTCAAGCCGTCACTGTTTATTCTTTGTGCATAAATATCCCAATAGCCGGATAACGAATCTTCCCAAACTGCTATTGCTCCTCCGGCACCATCAGAAACTATTTTTACATTTTTTTGTTTGCTTGCTTTAATTACTATAGGCACACCATTAGTTGTCCATTTTTGATTTCCCGACGAATCTAATTTCTGAGCATAAATATCACGATCTGCATTAATAGAATCATCCCATGCAATTATTACCCCACCGTTACCATCTTCAGTTGTCGTAGGATTTGCTTTATCTGCCGAAGTCACACAAACACCAATACCATCAACTGCCCATAAATTAAAGCCTAATGAATTAATCCTCTGAGCAAATATGTCAGCTCTCTGAAGATTGTTTCTTTTATCTGCCCAAATAATAAATGCTCCACCTTTTGTATCTGAAGCTATACTGTAGTCTTTCTGATCGTTGTTAGCAGTACATACCGAGGTGTTTATTGAGCTATTGTTTGTCCATTGGGAGAAAGACAAAACTGGCTTTATTAAAATTAAGCATATAAAAAGTAAATATATAATTGATTTATTCTGCATTTGCTTCTTTAAACTGTTTTTTATAAACTCATTTTCTCGCATTTTATAAGTTTTAAATTTAGTTAATCTTAACATCAAAGCAATGTTAAATTTTACCTTAAGACTTAAGATTTTTAAGAAAAGTTGCTTGAGTTTATGTTTTATAGCATGTTTTTTACTCCTGGTTAATTAATTAAATATTATCTTCTTAATTATCACATCTTTTTCGCTTGATATTTTTAAAAAGTACATTCCTTTCTGGAATCTGCTAATGTCATATTTTTTAAATATATTTTCTGAATAGTCTTTTTGAATTTCTTCCTGAAACAAAATTTTTCCTGTAATAGAAATCAATTCCATTCTCAGTTTATTTGAATTACTATTTACAATATTAACTTCTATCCAACTACTTGAAGGGTTAGGATAAACAGATATCTCTGAAGAGAATTTAATCTCACTAACAGAGAAGGGAGAATTTGTAGAAGACATTGTTGGTAACATTTTGCCAAAAGATCCTGTGCCATTAGGATACCTTCCTGTTGAGATATCAGAAGTTTGCAAACCAAATGTAATTGAATCAAGAATATTTGTTGGAGAATATGAAAGAAACAATGCTTCTCCTGTTTTAGACAATTTAAAATTTGTATGTAAACCAGTTTGAATAGCATCGTTATCAGCCCAAATTACTAAATAGCTATGAGCACCAATTGTTGTATCAGGAAATGGCCATTTCATAAAGTTTGATCTGTCGTCTGAAAGATATAAACCTGACATATTAAAATCATTTGTTGAATTGTTATATAACTCAATCCAATCTTCGTATTCGCTATAATTATCAGTAATGTAATCAACATTATCAGCCATAAATTCGTTTATAACAACGTTACTGGCAGAGACTTTTTGAATAGTATAAAATTCGTATTCAGCTCGCTCTGGTGAAAATACACCTGAAGTGGAATTTTGAGCATAAATATAATATTGTATTAATATGGAATCATTTATAGCTGCTCCATAAACACTGTCTCCGGCAATACCATCATTATGTGCACCATCATCATACATTTTAACTTTATTAAAAATTTCATAGATACCGTATCGATATGCAAGAAAACAGCTGTCGGGAAAATTTATTTTTGCAGTTATCCATATTTTGTTCCCAAATAATACTGAATCTATAATATTGCTAATTGTTGGAGCTCCCTGAAACCCGGAATAATTACTTAAATAAGTTGTTCTTCCCTGAATAAAATCTTTTATTCCCGGGTACTGTATCATTCCACCTGTTCCTCCAACGGTTGTATCAATATTATTAATAAAATCAGAATAACTATAAAATTTATTAAAATCATTCTGAACGCTGTTACTAACTAATTGCTGAAGCTGCTGCGCCCGTGAATAGTAATTTCCCGTAACAAAATTCTCATTTACAATTGTTCTAATATGTGCCAGATACATTTTTTTCCACATATTGTTTTGTAGTAACTTTTTTATTAATGGTCTTTGCGAAACCGAGTAAGTAAGCAAACCACATGGATTCAGATTTTTTGCCTGAGTAATTGTAAGGCCACCTGTCATTGCAGAAGTACCTCCATCTGATAATCTAAAGCTACCAAATGACATATTCATATCCCATAACACTGTATTAAACCTTTTATTTTTATCCTGATATAAATAGTAATTTTGCGAATAAGCAATATAACTATCTAAATTTACAAGGGCATAATCCAAAGCAAGCATCCATAAAGCTCTATCAACATTTAGCACATTTTCAATACTGTCAGTCTGGTTATTTAAAATATTAATAAAGCGATACAAATCAGTCCACCCAAAATCAGATTCCAATGAATAAAATGGATAATAAGAAGTACTGTCAGTATTGTAATATTGCAGATTTGAGTTTGCACCTGTTGGATAATTTAGAACTGCCGGATTACCTTTAAAGAAGGAATTGTAACGTGTTCCAAAATGAGTTTCAGCAAAATTTTTATTTACTGCTTCCACGTTGTTATATAAACCCATTAATGTATCGTTTATATATACATTTGCATAATTTGCTTTTGATGCCGGCATATATTTTCTTGCAATCTCATACGATAATACTTCGCGAACAAAAGAAGGATCGTGTATTACATTACTTAATTTCAGCTTTGTTACACCACGATATTCCTGTGAAGGAATAATATAATCAAGTTCAATATTTAAAGGATTTTTTACTGTTGCAGTATCTACAGAACTATAGCCCTTATATCTTACACCTACACTGTCTAAAGCAACACCGTCAATTGTTACAGAAGCAAGTAAACGTCCTTCCAGACCTTCAACAAATAAGCTGTCGAGTTTATGATCCCAATCTGACTGAGAAAAATATAATCTTATTTCGCGAACATTGTTATTATCGTAAAAATCATTTTGTGATTTTGATTGTAATGAAAAACTAATAAATAACAATATTAAAAAGAATACTCTTGAGATTTTCAGTTTTAAGATCATTTTCATGACTTATTTGTTTTCAGTTTTTATTGCTTTAATATGATACTTTTTCAAGCCGACACGAAGAGATATTGAGTACACTCCATCAGAAATATTTGCAGTATTCCATATAAATTCATGTTCACCTTTTGTTTGTTTTGTATTTACCAATGTGGCAATTTTTTCAGCAGAAGAGTTATAAATATTTAAAATAACCTTATTATCAGAATCAAGAAAATACTTAATCTTTGATTCTGCAGATAATGGATTTGGATAACATTGTAAAATATTGCTAGTGTTAAATGTTTCAATTGCTATTGGTTTAATACCTGCAGAATTGTATCTAATAACATAACTGTCAATTAAAGAATCTTCAATATTATAATAACTAAATAACAAACTATCATTATAATTATCAACCAATAATGCTCCAAAGTTATCTGCATAAAAATGCTGGGTTCCCGGATAATTTGTAAAAGTAGTATATAAAGCAGCACCCCCGGCAGCACAAACAAAATATGGTAAACTATCAATCAGCAATCTTTCATAATCGTGATCATGACCAGCTAAAACAGCTGTTGCACCCCATTGCTTAAATGGCCACTGAGCAAAAACACTTGAGCCGTGAGCTCCTGAAGTAAAGGGCGGATGATGAAGAAATACTAATTTATATTTTGAAACGGATGAAGCTAGTAAGTTCTGTAACCACATTCCCTGAATAGATGTACTTGTATTACCATCCACTTCTGTGTAGTCGCTGTTTAGAATAAAAAAATGACAATTACCTTTAA is part of the Bacteroidia bacterium genome and harbors:
- a CDS encoding T9SS type A sorting domain-containing protein; protein product: MSFSQWTNNSSINTSVCTANNDQKDYSIASDTKGGAFIIWADKRNNLQRADIFAQRINSLGFNLWAVDGIGVCVTSADKANPTTTEDGNGGVIIAWDDSINADRDIYAQKLDSSGNQKWTTNGVPIVIKASKQKNVKIVSDGAGGAIAVWEDSLSGYWDIYAQRINSDGLTMWTIGGVPVCTAILNQKSPRLVSDGSGGAYITWQDKRGGVDYDIYAQHLNSSGVPQFALNGIVICNAIDKQTDPKIVSDRFGGAIVTWQDKRGGISYDVYAQRITATGSLQWILNGVAVCTADSSQTSIDITSDNISGAILTWRDKRNGLYHDIYAQKVNMTGTIAWQLNGIKISSTALTQTNPNICGDGSGGAIITWQDSTIGNWDILTQRVNSSGNIMWSSGGNFVSNANNIQINPKNISDGKGGCIYIWQDFRNGLNDDVYAQHLTALGVEGIGDEIILEPVLFNIFPNPISESAIIDCSDKKNNLDLCIGIVYDIFGREICLFNIDKFDYKLDVKNFSDGVYLLKIYEKEKVIACKKFIVKK
- a CDS encoding CotH kinase family protein — translated: MKMILKLKISRVFFLILLFISFSLQSKSQNDFYDNNNVREIRLYFSQSDWDHKLDSLFVEGLEGRLLASVTIDGVALDSVGVRYKGYSSVDTATVKNPLNIELDYIIPSQEYRGVTKLKLSNVIHDPSFVREVLSYEIARKYMPASKANYANVYINDTLMGLYNNVEAVNKNFAETHFGTRYNSFFKGNPAVLNYPTGANSNLQYYNTDSTSYYPFYSLESDFGWTDLYRFINILNNQTDSIENVLNVDRALWMLALDYALVNLDSYIAYSQNYYLYQDKNKRFNTVLWDMNMSFGSFRLSDGGTSAMTGGLTITQAKNLNPCGLLTYSVSQRPLIKKLLQNNMWKKMYLAHIRTIVNENFVTGNYYSRAQQLQQLVSNSVQNDFNKFYSYSDFINNIDTTVGGTGGMIQYPGIKDFIQGRTTYLSNYSGFQGAPTISNIIDSVLFGNKIWITAKINFPDSCFLAYRYGIYEIFNKVKMYDDGAHNDGIAGDSVYGAAINDSILIQYYIYAQNSTSGVFSPERAEYEFYTIQKVSASNVVINEFMADNVDYITDNYSEYEDWIELYNNSTNDFNMSGLYLSDDRSNFMKWPFPDTTIGAHSYLVIWADNDAIQTGLHTNFKLSKTGEALFLSYSPTNILDSITFGLQTSDISTGRYPNGTGSFGKMLPTMSSTNSPFSVSEIKFSSEISVYPNPSSSWIEVNIVNSNSNKLRMELISITGKILFQEEIQKDYSENIFKKYDISRFQKGMYFLKISSEKDVIIKKIIFN
- a CDS encoding metallophosphoesterase; the protein is MLKRCTLLLFFLPLLLMGQKFAIIGDYRGGDTNAFKVSQLVKSWNPDFVVTTGDNFSPTQGTIDFQVGKFYNEFIFPYEGSYGVGDTVNRFFPAIGNHDVEGSGLTEYQTYFTLPGNERYYDFVKGNCHFFILNSDYTEVDGNTSTSIQGMWLQNLLASSVSKYKLVFLHHPPFTSGAHGSSVFAQWPFKQWGATAVLAGHDHDYERLLIDSLPYFVCAAGGAALYTTFTNYPGTQHFYADNFGALLVDNYNDSLLFSYYNIEDSLIDSYVIRYNSAGIKPIAIETFNTSNILQCYPNPLSAESKIKYFLDSDNKVILNIYNSSAEKIATLVNTKQTKGEHEFIWNTANISDGVYSISLRVGLKKYHIKAIKTENK